The Strix aluco isolate bStrAlu1 chromosome Z, bStrAlu1.hap1, whole genome shotgun sequence genome contains a region encoding:
- the GCNT4 gene encoding beta-1,3-galactosyl-O-glycosyl-glycoprotein beta-1,6-N-acetylglucosaminyltransferase 4 isoform X1, with product MKRRKCPNKCPSRRKILILCVTGWLIALLKILHVERHFFPSKGIYLVEHFLSTSSYVRNRYSYLRNEFQYEINCSSIYEQDPHEIGKSLEIRRKEIIDLADEDVIAMTSACHVYHSLRKYHLKPVSPEEESFPVAYSLVVHKDAVMVERLIHSLYSHQNIYCIHYDQKAAKGFKSAMNNLAKCFPNIFIASKLETVDYAHISRLQADLNCLSDLMDSSVPWKYVINLCGQDFPLRSNFELVAELRKLDGGNMLETIKPSSSKRERFTYHYELTKVPYEYMQMPVKTNISKNPPPHDIEVFVGSAYFVLSRAFIQYTLESSLAKDFFEWSRDTYSPDEHFWATLVRVPGVPGEVPRSAQDITDLQSKTRLVKWNYLEDHLYPPCTGTHLRSVCIYGAAELRWLLNYGHWFANKFDSKVDPVLVKCLAEKLAEQQKEYETKTSVSATSRKLEVPSSWTKPRDQHDTK from the exons ATGAAGAGACGCAAGTGTCCCAACAAATGTCCCTCACGACGAAAGATCCTAATCCTGTGTGTTACAGGGTGGCTGATTGCACTGCTGAAGATCCTCCATGTTGAAAGACACTTCTTTCCCTCTAAGGGCATTTATTTGGTTGAGCACTTCTTGAGCACTTCTTCTTATGTTAGAAACAGGTATTCCTACCTTAGAAATGAGTTCCAGTATGAAATTAATTGTTCCTCTATATATGAACAAGATCCCCATGAAATTGGCAAGAGTTTAGAGATAAGAAGAAAAGAGATAATTGATTTAGCTGATGAAGATGTGATAGCAATGACGAGTGCTTGCCATGTGTATCATTCACTTAGGAAATACCACCTAAAACCTGTTTCTCCAGAGGAGGAGAGTTTTCCAGTTGCCTATTCTTTGGTCGTCCACAAAGATGCAGTAATGGTAGAAAGGCTCATACATTCACTGTACAGTCATCAAAATATTTACTGCATTCATTATGACCAAAAAGCAGCGAAAGGTTTCAAATCTGCTATGAACAATCTAGCTAAATGTTTCCCCAATATTTTCATTGCATCAAAATTGGAGACAGTGGACTATGCACATATTTCACGGCTGCAAGCAGATTTAAATTGTTTGTCTGATTTGATGGACTCTTCAGTTCCCTGGAAATACGTCATTAATTTGTGTGGCCAAGATTTTCCTTTGAGGTCAAATTTCGAGTTGGTCGCTGAGCTGAGGAAACTTGATGGAGGAAACATGCTGGAAACTATAAAGCCAAGCAGTAGCAAAAGAGAACGATTTACTTATCACTATGAACTTACGAAGGTGCCTTATGAATACATGCAGATGCCTGTAAAAACCAACATTTCCAAGAATCCACCGCCTCATGATATTGAGGTATTTGTAGGCAGTGCCTATTTTGTTTTAAGCCGAGCATTTATTCAATATACCCTTGAAAGCTCTCTTGCAAAAGATTTTTTCGAGTGGTCAAGGGATACATACTCTCCAGATGAACACTTCTGGGCCACTCTTGTACGTGTTCCTGGGGTCCCTGGGGAAGTTCCAAGGTCGGCCCAGGACATAACAGACCTACAAAGCAAAACTCGTCTGGTGAAATGGAATTATCTTGAAGACCATTTGTATCCTCCCTGCACTGGTACCCACCTTCGCAGTGTCTGCATTTATGGGGCTGCAGAATTAAGATGGCTTCTGAATTACGGGCACTGGTTCGCCAACAAGTTTGACTCCAAAGTAGACCCTGTCCTGGTGAAATGCTTGGCAGAAAAACTGGCAGAACAACAGAAAGA gtaTGAAACAAAGACCTCTGTATCTGCTACCTCAAGAAAACTGGAAGTGCCCAGCTCATGGACTAAACCAAGAGATCAGCATGACACCAAATGA
- the GCNT4 gene encoding beta-1,3-galactosyl-O-glycosyl-glycoprotein beta-1,6-N-acetylglucosaminyltransferase 4 isoform X2, giving the protein MKRRKCPNKCPSRRKILILCVTGWLIALLKILHVERHFFPSKGIYLVEHFLSTSSYVRNRYSYLRNEFQYEINCSSIYEQDPHEIGKSLEIRRKEIIDLADEDVIAMTSACHVYHSLRKYHLKPVSPEEESFPVAYSLVVHKDAVMVERLIHSLYSHQNIYCIHYDQKAAKGFKSAMNNLAKCFPNIFIASKLETVDYAHISRLQADLNCLSDLMDSSVPWKYVINLCGQDFPLRSNFELVAELRKLDGGNMLETIKPSSSKRERFTYHYELTKVPYEYMQMPVKTNISKNPPPHDIEVFVGSAYFVLSRAFIQYTLESSLAKDFFEWSRDTYSPDEHFWATLVRVPGVPGEVPRSAQDITDLQSKTRLVKWNYLEDHLYPPCTGTHLRSVCIYGAAELRWLLNYGHWFANKFDSKVDPVLVKCLAEKLAEQQKEWVYLSSDKYFLHINSVNASL; this is encoded by the coding sequence ATGAAGAGACGCAAGTGTCCCAACAAATGTCCCTCACGACGAAAGATCCTAATCCTGTGTGTTACAGGGTGGCTGATTGCACTGCTGAAGATCCTCCATGTTGAAAGACACTTCTTTCCCTCTAAGGGCATTTATTTGGTTGAGCACTTCTTGAGCACTTCTTCTTATGTTAGAAACAGGTATTCCTACCTTAGAAATGAGTTCCAGTATGAAATTAATTGTTCCTCTATATATGAACAAGATCCCCATGAAATTGGCAAGAGTTTAGAGATAAGAAGAAAAGAGATAATTGATTTAGCTGATGAAGATGTGATAGCAATGACGAGTGCTTGCCATGTGTATCATTCACTTAGGAAATACCACCTAAAACCTGTTTCTCCAGAGGAGGAGAGTTTTCCAGTTGCCTATTCTTTGGTCGTCCACAAAGATGCAGTAATGGTAGAAAGGCTCATACATTCACTGTACAGTCATCAAAATATTTACTGCATTCATTATGACCAAAAAGCAGCGAAAGGTTTCAAATCTGCTATGAACAATCTAGCTAAATGTTTCCCCAATATTTTCATTGCATCAAAATTGGAGACAGTGGACTATGCACATATTTCACGGCTGCAAGCAGATTTAAATTGTTTGTCTGATTTGATGGACTCTTCAGTTCCCTGGAAATACGTCATTAATTTGTGTGGCCAAGATTTTCCTTTGAGGTCAAATTTCGAGTTGGTCGCTGAGCTGAGGAAACTTGATGGAGGAAACATGCTGGAAACTATAAAGCCAAGCAGTAGCAAAAGAGAACGATTTACTTATCACTATGAACTTACGAAGGTGCCTTATGAATACATGCAGATGCCTGTAAAAACCAACATTTCCAAGAATCCACCGCCTCATGATATTGAGGTATTTGTAGGCAGTGCCTATTTTGTTTTAAGCCGAGCATTTATTCAATATACCCTTGAAAGCTCTCTTGCAAAAGATTTTTTCGAGTGGTCAAGGGATACATACTCTCCAGATGAACACTTCTGGGCCACTCTTGTACGTGTTCCTGGGGTCCCTGGGGAAGTTCCAAGGTCGGCCCAGGACATAACAGACCTACAAAGCAAAACTCGTCTGGTGAAATGGAATTATCTTGAAGACCATTTGTATCCTCCCTGCACTGGTACCCACCTTCGCAGTGTCTGCATTTATGGGGCTGCAGAATTAAGATGGCTTCTGAATTACGGGCACTGGTTCGCCAACAAGTTTGACTCCAAAGTAGACCCTGTCCTGGTGAAATGCTTGGCAGAAAAACTGGCAGAACAACAGAAAGAGTGGGTATATTTGTCCTCTGATAAATACTTTCTACACATAAATTCTGTGAATGCCTCGCTATAG